The proteins below are encoded in one region of Hordeum vulgare subsp. vulgare chromosome 3H, MorexV3_pseudomolecules_assembly, whole genome shotgun sequence:
- the LOC123444768 gene encoding amidophosphoribosyltransferase, chloroplastic-like, giving the protein MAAAATATAVPPATASSNLLFTPPAPSPVHGQLRCHAGPSPSLLALRHRAARAVPARALFDKVTPFNFGDGDRPIEEDDGDDHPREECGVFGVVGDPEASSLCYLGLQKLQHRGEEGAGICAAGDDGKLKSVTGLGLVSDVFRDPAHLKSLPGQAAIGHVRYSTSGGNAQLCNVQPFLAGYRFGQLAVAHNGNLVNYMPLRNKLEAQGSIFNNSSDTEVILHLIATSLSRPLLARICDACERLQGAYSLLFLTADKLFAVRDPFGFRPLVMGRRPNGAVVFASETCALDLIDAVYEREVEPGEVIVVDRRDMSVSSACLVPHRPRKSCVFEHIYFALPNSIVFGHAVHERRTAYGRALAEESPAPTADVVIPVPDSGFYAALGFAQASGLEFQQGLIRSHYTGRSFIQPTQAIRDLAVKLKLAPVRGVITGKSVVVVDDSIVRGTTSSKIVRLLRDAGAREVHMRISSPPVVGRCHYGIDTPDENELISNRLDIEGVRKMIGCDSLGFLTLDKLHSIYGDEADELCDACFSRKYPVDPPEKVPAMASADED; this is encoded by the coding sequence atggccgccgccgccaccgccaccgccgtcccgcccgccacggcctcctccaacctcctcttcacgcccCCCGCTCCTTCCCCCGTCCATGGACAGCTCAGGTGCCATGCCGGCCCCAGCCCCTCGCTCCTCGCGCTGCGCCACCGCGCCGCCCGCGCTGTGCCGGCCAGGGCCCTGTTCGACAAGGTCACGCCCTTCAACTTCGGCGACGGAGACCGCCCtatcgaggaggacgacggcgacgaccacCCCCGCGAGGAGTGCGGCGTGTTCGGCGTCGTGGGCGACCCGGAGGCGTCGTCGCTCTGCTATCTCGGCCTGCAGAAGCTGCAGCACCGCGGTGAGGAGGGCGCCGGCATCTGCGCCGCCGGGGACGACGGCAAGCTCAAGTCCGTGACGGGCCTGGGTCTCGTCAGCGACGTCTTCAGGGACCCGGCGCACCTCAAGAGCCTCCCCGGGCAGGCCGCCATCGGCCACGTCCGCTACTCCACCTCCGGCGGcaacgcccagctgtgcaacgtgCAGCCGTTCCTCGCCGGCTACCGGTTCGGGCAGCTCGCGGTGGCGCACAACGGCAACCTGGTGAACTACATGCCGCTGCGCAACAAGCTGGAGGCGCAGGGCTCCATCTTCAACAACTCGTCGGACACGGAGGTCATCCTCCACCTCATCGCCACGTCGCTCTCGCGCCCGCTGCTCGCCCGAATCTGCGACGCCTGCGAGCGCCTCCAGGGCGCCTACTCGCTGCTCTTCCTCACGGCCGACAAGCTCTTCGCCGTCCGCGACCCGTTCGGCTTCCGCCCGCTGGTCATGGGCCGCCGCCCCAACGGCGCCGTCGTGTTCGCGTCGGAGACCTGCGCGCTCGACCTCATCGACGCCGTGTACGAGCGAGAGGTGGAGCCCGGGGAGGTGATCGTCGTGGACCGCCGGGACATGTCCGTGTCCTCCGCCTGCCTCGTCCCGCACCGCCCGCGCAAGTCGTGCGTGTTCGAGCACATCTACTTTGCGCTGCCCAACTCCATCGTGTTCGGGCACGCCGTCCACGAGCGGCGCACCGCCTACGGCCGCGCGCTCGCCGAGGAGTCCCCCGCCCCAACCGCCGACGTGGTCATCCCCGTGCCGGACTCTGGCTTCTACGCGGCGCTCGGCTTCGCGCAGGCCTCCGGGCTCGAGTTCCAGCAGGGCCTCATCCGGTCGCATTACACCGGCCGCAGCTTCATCCAGCCGACGCAGGCCATCCGCGACCTCGCCGTCAAGCTGAAGCTCGCGCCCGTGCGCGGCGTCATCACGGGCAAGAGCGTGGTGGTCGTGGACGACTCGATCGTGCGAGGCACCACGTCGAGCAAGATCGTGCGCCTGCTCCGCGACGCCGGAGCGCGCGAGGTGCACATGCGCATCTCCAGCCCCCCGGTCGTCGGCCGATGCCACTACGGCATCGACACGCCCGACGAGAATGAGCTGATATCCAACAGGCTGGACATTGAGGGCGTGCGCAAGATGATCGGCTGCGACTCGCTCGGCTTCCTGACGCTGGACAAGCTCCACAGCATCTACGGCGACGAGGCGGACGAGCTCTGCGACGCCTGCTTCTCGCGGAAATACCCGGTGGATCCGCCGGAGAAGGTGCCGGCCATGGCATCCGCCGATGAAGACTGA